A single region of the bacterium genome encodes:
- a CDS encoding rhodanese-like domain-containing protein, which yields MNPAPAETITLTCEATDADGDELSYAWRANGLPFGADAAQVQWQAPASSGLVTVSVTVSDGIDTASRSLPIQVGQNEFALLTGVTDPSFPAWNVDWLKEPTYVYNHQAQLFIVDLRSSLAYANGHITGARNTSVANLAAYVAANNSGGDEIALVCDTGQIAAFAAMGLRMLGHDAFCMKWGMAGWNDLLAGPWDSGISNQYANIMSNSASPNLPVNNWPTLATGLSSGQAILQARVAAIFAEGFGNNVINAYEVMDSPGTYHIHNYWVTQDYEDVGHIAGSYQLTPGAVTTATALSALHPTQINVLYCWTGHTSAFVGFYLNVLGYDLLSMRFGANALMHDDLPRERWVHQGHNFPTVTN from the coding sequence TTGAATCCGGCCCCGGCGGAGACGATCACCTTGACCTGTGAGGCGACGGATGCCGACGGCGACGAGTTGTCCTACGCCTGGCGGGCCAACGGACTCCCTTTCGGGGCCGATGCCGCCCAGGTCCAGTGGCAAGCGCCGGCGTCCAGCGGCCTGGTCACAGTGTCGGTCACGGTGTCGGACGGCATCGACACGGCCAGTCGCTCACTTCCGATCCAGGTCGGGCAGAACGAGTTCGCCCTGCTCACGGGCGTGACCGATCCCTCCTTTCCGGCCTGGAACGTCGATTGGCTCAAGGAGCCGACCTACGTCTACAACCATCAGGCGCAGCTCTTCATCGTTGATCTGCGCAGCTCGCTCGCCTACGCCAACGGCCACATCACGGGCGCCCGCAACACCAGCGTGGCCAACCTGGCCGCCTATGTCGCCGCCAACAACTCGGGGGGAGATGAGATCGCCCTGGTCTGCGACACAGGCCAGATCGCCGCCTTCGCCGCCATGGGCTTGCGCATGCTGGGGCACGACGCCTTCTGCATGAAATGGGGCATGGCCGGGTGGAACGATCTGCTGGCAGGGCCGTGGGATTCCGGCATCAGCAATCAATACGCGAACATCATGTCCAACAGCGCCAGCCCGAACCTGCCCGTCAACAACTGGCCGACCCTGGCCACCGGGTTGTCCAGCGGACAAGCCATCCTGCAGGCGCGCGTGGCGGCCATCTTCGCCGAGGGGTTCGGGAACAACGTGATCAACGCCTATGAAGTGATGGACAGCCCTGGCACCTATCACATCCACAACTACTGGGTGACCCAGGACTACGAGGATGTCGGACACATCGCCGGCAGCTACCAGTTGACACCGGGCGCCGTCACCACGGCCACCGCCCTGTCCGCCCTGCACCCCACTCAAATCAACGTCTTGTACTGCTGGACAGGCCATACCAGCGCATTCGTCGGCTTCTACCTCAATGTCTTGGGGTACGACCTTCTGAGCATGCGGTTCGGGGCCAACGCCCTCATGCATGACGACCTGCCCCGGGAGCGGTGGGTGCATCAAGGGCACAACTTCCCGACGGTCACCAACTGA